One genomic region from Burkholderia latens encodes:
- a CDS encoding precorrin-2 C(20)-methyltransferase: MKAARGRLFGVGVGPGDPELMTIKALRVLQAAPVVAYFVAKGKKGNAYGIVEAHLADTQTQLPLVYPVTTEALAPPLCYETVIADFYDTAAEIVASHLDAGRDVAVICEGDPFFYGSYMYLHDRLASRYDTEVIPGVCAMLGGTAVLGQPLVYRNQSLSVLSGVLPERELRARLAQADAAVVMKLGRNFDKVRRVLDELGLAKRALYVERATMATQRIVPLDEVDPMASPYFSLLVVPGEKWQG; this comes from the coding sequence ATGAAAGCCGCGCGCGGACGTCTGTTCGGGGTCGGCGTCGGCCCCGGCGATCCAGAGCTGATGACGATCAAGGCTCTGCGCGTGCTGCAGGCGGCCCCGGTCGTCGCATATTTCGTCGCGAAAGGCAAAAAAGGCAATGCGTACGGGATCGTCGAGGCGCACCTGGCGGATACGCAGACGCAACTGCCGCTCGTCTATCCGGTGACGACCGAGGCGCTGGCGCCGCCGCTCTGCTACGAGACGGTGATCGCCGACTTCTACGACACGGCCGCCGAGATCGTCGCGTCGCACCTCGATGCGGGGCGCGACGTCGCGGTGATCTGCGAAGGCGATCCGTTCTTCTACGGGTCGTACATGTACCTGCACGACCGCCTCGCATCGCGCTACGACACCGAAGTGATTCCCGGCGTGTGCGCGATGCTCGGCGGCACCGCCGTGCTCGGTCAGCCGCTCGTCTATCGGAACCAGAGCCTGTCGGTGCTGTCGGGCGTGTTGCCCGAGCGCGAATTGCGCGCACGGCTCGCGCAGGCCGACGCGGCCGTCGTGATGAAGCTCGGCCGCAACTTCGACAAGGTGCGGCGCGTGCTCGACGAGCTCGGGCTCGCGAAGCGCGCGCTGTACGTCGAGCGCGCGACGATGGCGACCCAGCGCATCGTGCCGCTCGACGAAGTCGATCCGATGGCGTCGCCGTATTTCTCGCTGCTCGTCGTGCCGGGGGAAAAATGGCAAGGATGA
- a CDS encoding precorrin-8X methylmutase: protein MLDYIRDGQEIYRQSFATIRAEADLSRIPPDLEKLAVRVIHASGMVDVVYDLRFSAGAGTAGRTALAAGASILCDAKMVAEGITRARLPAGNRVICTLGEPDVPDLARQLGNTRSAAALELWRPYLAGSVVVIGNAPTALFHLLDMIDAGAPRPALILGFPVGFIGAAESKAMLDADSRGVPYVALLGRRGGSAMAAAAVNALATEVE, encoded by the coding sequence ATGCTTGACTACATTCGCGACGGGCAGGAAATCTACCGCCAGTCGTTCGCGACGATCCGCGCCGAGGCCGACCTGTCGCGCATTCCGCCCGATCTGGAGAAACTCGCGGTGCGCGTCATCCATGCGTCCGGGATGGTCGACGTCGTGTACGACCTGCGCTTCTCCGCCGGCGCCGGCACGGCGGGCCGCACCGCGCTCGCGGCCGGCGCGTCGATCCTGTGCGACGCGAAAATGGTCGCCGAAGGCATCACGCGCGCGCGGCTGCCGGCCGGCAATCGCGTGATCTGCACGCTTGGCGAACCGGACGTGCCCGACCTCGCCCGGCAACTCGGCAACACGCGCTCGGCCGCGGCGCTCGAACTGTGGCGGCCGTACCTGGCCGGCAGCGTCGTCGTGATCGGCAATGCACCGACCGCGCTGTTCCATCTGCTCGACATGATCGACGCCGGCGCGCCCCGCCCCGCGCTGATCCTCGGCTTCCCGGTCGGCTTCATCGGCGCGGCCGAGTCGAAGGCGATGCTCGACGCCGACAGCCGCGGCGTGCCGTACGTCGCGCTGCTCGGCCGCCGCGGCGGCAGCGCGATGGCCGCCGCCGCCGTCAACGCCCTCGCGACGGAGGTCGAATGA
- the cobG gene encoding precorrin-3B synthase → MRPSACPGLVRVVAAADGGLCRIKLPGGSVDARQARAIAEAARMYGSGAIDATNRANLQLRGIRNGAADALADALLGAGLGPRPGGDGAAASRAALAATDDVRNLMLSPLAGRDPHALLDTRAVAAPLLDMLAREPRRGELSPKFAIQLDGGESVAALDHPHDIWLAAWRRGDGALRLAAGLAGCPPVAQGDRPAALDVAPDQAVALVRALLLAFLDLAPADVTRMRALLASRAEPALRERAQQYAPFPLGADPALAGWRRPHADAALRFGARPVRTAGRCSVGAQFVLGRLDATQLERLAALAESDGDGTLTMTPWQGVFVHGVRCERAPAVLDALAALGLVCTPSDPLAALVACTGSAGCAKSRADTKRDALALAARVGHPLDVHVTGCERHCALPHPATHTLVAVAPAHYDLYRRDAGAGLGAPLARHLTIDQAAARLTGTRHSQDTTDA, encoded by the coding sequence GTGCGCCCGTCGGCCTGTCCGGGCCTCGTGCGCGTCGTCGCGGCCGCCGACGGCGGGCTGTGCCGGATCAAGCTGCCCGGCGGCAGCGTCGACGCACGGCAGGCACGCGCGATCGCCGAAGCGGCCCGCATGTACGGCTCCGGCGCGATCGACGCGACCAATCGCGCGAATCTCCAGCTGCGCGGCATCCGGAACGGCGCGGCCGATGCGCTGGCCGACGCGTTGCTCGGTGCGGGGCTCGGCCCGCGTCCGGGCGGCGATGGCGCCGCCGCCAGCCGCGCCGCGCTCGCCGCGACCGACGACGTCCGCAACCTGATGCTCAGCCCGCTCGCGGGGCGCGATCCCCACGCACTGCTCGACACGCGGGCGGTCGCCGCGCCGTTGCTCGACATGCTCGCGCGCGAGCCGCGCCGAGGCGAGCTGTCGCCGAAATTCGCGATCCAGCTCGACGGCGGCGAATCGGTCGCCGCGCTCGACCATCCGCACGACATCTGGCTCGCCGCATGGCGCCGCGGCGACGGCGCGCTGCGACTGGCCGCGGGCCTGGCCGGCTGCCCGCCGGTCGCGCAGGGCGACCGGCCCGCTGCGCTGGACGTCGCGCCGGACCAGGCCGTTGCGCTCGTGCGCGCGTTGCTGCTTGCGTTCCTCGATCTGGCGCCGGCCGACGTGACGCGGATGCGCGCGCTGCTCGCGAGCCGCGCCGAACCGGCATTGCGCGAACGCGCGCAGCAGTACGCGCCCTTCCCGCTCGGAGCCGATCCCGCATTGGCAGGCTGGCGACGGCCGCATGCCGACGCCGCGCTGCGCTTCGGCGCGCGTCCGGTGCGCACCGCGGGCCGCTGCAGCGTCGGCGCGCAGTTCGTGCTCGGCCGGCTCGACGCGACGCAGCTTGAACGGCTCGCTGCACTCGCCGAAAGCGACGGCGACGGCACGCTGACGATGACGCCGTGGCAAGGCGTGTTCGTGCACGGCGTGCGGTGCGAACGCGCGCCAGCCGTGCTCGATGCGCTGGCGGCGCTCGGACTCGTGTGCACGCCGTCCGATCCGTTGGCGGCGCTGGTCGCCTGCACCGGCAGCGCCGGGTGCGCGAAGTCGCGCGCCGATACCAAGCGCGATGCGCTCGCACTGGCCGCGCGCGTCGGCCATCCGCTCGACGTGCACGTGACCGGCTGCGAGCGCCACTGCGCGCTGCCGCATCCCGCGACGCACACGCTCGTCGCGGTCGCGCCCGCGCACTACGACCTTTACCGGCGCGACGCCGGCGCGGGCCTCGGCGCCCCGCTCGCGCGCCATCTGACGATTGACCAGGCCGCGGCCCGACTGACCGGCACGCGGCACAGCCAGGACACCACCGATGCTTGA
- a CDS encoding bifunctional cobalt-precorrin-7 (C(5))-methyltransferase/cobalt-precorrin-6B (C(15))-methyltransferase: MTAWLTVVGIGDDGYAGLGRSARRALLDATRVVGASRHLDMLPARLRAEREAWPSPFDVSGLLARRGAPVCVLASGDPMLFGVGATLARALAPDEWRVLPAPSSLSLAAARLGWALQDVGAVSLVGRPLATLARHLLPGRRLFVLSADGRTPATVAAELAARGFGPTRISVFEHLGGPLERRIDGLAQDWNVDETAALNLVALDCAAGPDAPRRALTPGLPDDAYRHDGQLTKRDMRALTLGRLAPAPGELLWDVGAGSGSVGIEWMRAHPSCQAIAIESHAERQRFIEHNRDALGVPGLQLVAGRAPDALAGLAAPDAIFIGGGATAAGVLDACWSALKPGGRLVANAVTLQGELALAAWRDAHGGTLTRVSLAHAEPLGRFDTWRQPLPVTLYDVRKPDSTAADFAEFA; this comes from the coding sequence ATGACGGCGTGGCTGACGGTAGTGGGCATCGGCGACGACGGTTACGCGGGGCTCGGGCGCAGCGCGCGACGTGCGCTGCTCGATGCGACGCGGGTCGTCGGCGCGAGCCGGCACCTCGACATGCTGCCCGCGCGGTTGCGGGCCGAGCGCGAAGCGTGGCCGTCGCCGTTCGACGTGTCCGGCCTGCTCGCGCGCCGCGGCGCGCCCGTGTGCGTGCTCGCGAGCGGCGACCCGATGCTGTTCGGCGTCGGCGCGACGCTCGCTCGCGCGCTTGCGCCGGACGAATGGCGCGTGCTGCCCGCACCGTCGTCGCTGTCGCTGGCGGCCGCGCGGCTCGGCTGGGCGCTGCAGGACGTCGGCGCGGTATCGCTCGTCGGCCGGCCGCTCGCGACGCTCGCGCGGCATCTGCTGCCGGGCCGGCGTCTGTTCGTGCTGAGCGCCGACGGCCGCACGCCGGCGACGGTCGCGGCCGAACTCGCCGCACGCGGTTTCGGCCCGACACGCATCAGCGTGTTCGAACATCTGGGCGGCCCGCTCGAGCGGCGGATCGACGGCCTCGCGCAGGACTGGAACGTCGACGAGACCGCCGCGCTCAATCTCGTCGCGCTCGACTGCGCGGCCGGCCCCGATGCGCCGCGCCGCGCGCTGACGCCCGGCTTGCCCGACGACGCGTACCGCCACGACGGCCAGCTCACCAAACGCGACATGCGCGCACTGACGCTCGGGCGGCTCGCGCCCGCACCCGGCGAACTGCTGTGGGACGTCGGCGCCGGCAGCGGCTCGGTCGGCATCGAATGGATGCGTGCGCATCCATCGTGCCAGGCGATCGCAATCGAATCGCACGCGGAGCGGCAGCGCTTCATCGAGCACAATCGCGACGCGCTGGGCGTGCCGGGCCTGCAACTCGTTGCCGGACGCGCGCCCGATGCGCTCGCGGGCCTCGCCGCGCCCGACGCGATCTTCATCGGCGGCGGCGCGACCGCGGCCGGCGTGCTAGACGCATGCTGGTCGGCGCTGAAACCCGGCGGCAGGCTCGTCGCGAATGCGGTCACGCTGCAGGGCGAGCTCGCACTCGCCGCGTGGCGCGATGCGCACGGCGGCACGCTCACGCGCGTGTCGCTCGCGCATGCCGAGCCGCTCGGCCGCTTCGACACGTGGCGGCAACCGTTGCCCGTCACGCTGTACGACGTGCGCAAGCCCGATTCCACCGCAGCGGACTTCGCGGAATTCGCGTGA
- a CDS encoding cobalt-precorrin-5B (C(1))-methyltransferase, whose amino-acid sequence MRDESPEQPAPLRFGYTTGSCATATSLAAARLLLTGHAGDAVEIVLPKGQRVMMRLEFCRTTAGGAEAGTIKDAGDDPDVTHGALIFARVALAAAPGVRFHAGPGVGTVTRAGLTLPVGEPAINPVPRQMMTTHLDALAAECGYGGGFDVTIGVDGGEALALKTMNPRLGIVGGLSILGTTGIVRPFSCSAYIASIHQGIDVARANGIAHIAACTGNASEDAMRAHYGLPDIALIEMGDFAGAVLKHLRRAPIGRVSMCGGFGKLSKLAAGHLDLHSRHSSIDLPLLAQWAGEAGANDALQTAMRAANTSQEALKLALAENVPLGDIVCAHALRIARDIVPASVAIEMFAIDRQGRFVGRAR is encoded by the coding sequence ATGCGCGACGAAAGCCCCGAACAACCGGCGCCGCTGCGCTTCGGCTACACGACCGGCAGCTGCGCAACCGCGACGTCGCTCGCCGCTGCGCGCCTGCTGCTAACGGGGCACGCCGGCGATGCGGTCGAGATCGTGCTGCCGAAAGGGCAGCGCGTGATGATGCGGCTCGAGTTCTGCCGAACCACGGCCGGCGGCGCCGAGGCTGGCACGATCAAGGATGCCGGCGACGATCCGGACGTCACGCACGGCGCGCTGATTTTCGCGCGCGTCGCGCTGGCCGCCGCGCCCGGCGTGCGTTTTCATGCGGGGCCGGGCGTCGGCACCGTCACGCGCGCGGGGCTCACGCTGCCGGTCGGCGAACCCGCGATCAATCCGGTGCCGCGCCAGATGATGACCACGCACCTCGACGCGCTCGCCGCCGAATGCGGCTATGGCGGCGGCTTCGACGTGACGATCGGCGTCGACGGCGGCGAGGCGCTCGCGTTGAAGACGATGAACCCGCGCCTGGGCATCGTCGGCGGATTGTCTATCCTCGGCACGACCGGCATCGTGCGCCCGTTCTCGTGCTCCGCGTATATCGCGTCGATCCACCAGGGCATCGACGTCGCGCGCGCGAACGGCATCGCGCATATCGCCGCGTGCACCGGCAATGCGAGCGAGGATGCGATGCGTGCGCACTACGGCCTGCCCGACATCGCGCTGATCGAAATGGGCGACTTCGCCGGTGCGGTGCTCAAGCACCTGCGCCGGGCGCCGATTGGGCGCGTATCGATGTGCGGCGGCTTCGGCAAGCTGAGCAAGCTCGCGGCCGGGCATCTCGATCTGCACAGCCGGCATTCGAGCATCGACCTGCCGCTGCTCGCGCAGTGGGCCGGAGAAGCTGGCGCGAACGATGCGCTGCAGACAGCGATGCGCGCGGCGAACACCAGCCAGGAAGCGCTGAAGCTCGCGCTCGCGGAAAACGTGCCGCTCGGCGACATCGTGTGCGCACACGCGCTGCGGATCGCGCGCGACATCGTGCCGGCGTCGGTCGCGATCGAGATGTTCGCGATCGACCGGCAGGGCCGTTTCGTCGGACGCGCACGATGA
- a CDS encoding cobalt-precorrin-6A reductase: MSARILLLGGTGDALKVARALEPHDVYSLAGLGKVPDDLRCGVRVGGFGGAAALAAYLRSAGIGLVIDATHPYAARISANAAAASRDAGVPLWALRRAPWTPRPGDDWRMVDDWAGIEAALAPFRRPLFTLGREPLAHLDAIPPHQFWLVRCLDSHPGNARAQVVAARGPFTLDGERALFALAGIDVVVSKNSGGAATEAKLDVARERRLPVVMLKRPPLPDADRTFDSPTELLAALDPAARA, encoded by the coding sequence ATGAGCGCGCGCATCCTGTTGCTCGGCGGCACCGGCGACGCGCTGAAGGTCGCGCGTGCGCTCGAACCGCACGACGTATATAGCCTCGCGGGCCTCGGCAAGGTGCCCGACGACTTGCGCTGTGGCGTACGCGTCGGCGGATTCGGCGGAGCGGCAGCGCTCGCCGCGTACCTGCGCAGCGCCGGCATCGGCCTCGTGATCGACGCAACGCATCCGTACGCGGCCCGGATCAGCGCGAACGCCGCGGCCGCCTCACGCGACGCGGGCGTGCCGTTGTGGGCGCTGCGCCGTGCGCCGTGGACGCCGCGCCCAGGCGACGACTGGCGAATGGTCGACGACTGGGCCGGCATCGAGGCCGCGCTTGCGCCGTTCCGGCGACCGCTGTTCACGCTCGGGCGCGAACCGCTCGCGCATCTCGACGCGATCCCGCCGCACCAGTTCTGGCTCGTGCGCTGCCTCGATTCGCATCCGGGCAACGCGCGTGCGCAAGTCGTCGCCGCGCGCGGGCCGTTCACGCTCGACGGCGAACGCGCGCTGTTCGCGCTCGCGGGCATCGACGTCGTCGTCAGCAAGAACAGCGGCGGCGCCGCGACCGAGGCCAAGCTCGACGTCGCGCGCGAGCGCAGGCTGCCGGTCGTGATGCTGAAACGGCCGCCGCTGCCCGACGCCGATCGCACATTCGACTCGCCCACCGAGCTGCTCGCTGCGCTCGACCCGGCCGCGCGCGCGTGA
- the cobM gene encoding precorrin-4 C(11)-methyltransferase: protein MTVYFIGAGPGDPELITVKGQRLVRTCPVILYAGSLVPPAVLDGHRAEQVVNTAELDLDAIVALLADAHAKGQDVARVHSGDPSLYGAIGEQIRRLKTLGIPYEIVPGVTATAACAAALGVELTLPGIAQTVILTRFAGKTTMPEGEALGSLAAHRATLAVHLGVRHLARIVDEVLPHYGPECPVAVIYRASWPDEERVTGTLADIVDKVQGTQIERTALILIGRVLDAQGFADSTLYASAG from the coding sequence ATGACGGTGTATTTCATCGGTGCCGGCCCCGGCGACCCGGAGTTGATCACGGTGAAGGGCCAGCGCCTCGTGCGCACGTGCCCGGTGATCCTGTATGCGGGTTCGCTCGTGCCGCCCGCCGTGCTCGACGGGCATCGGGCGGAGCAGGTCGTCAATACGGCCGAGCTCGACCTCGATGCGATCGTCGCACTGCTCGCCGACGCGCATGCGAAAGGGCAGGACGTCGCGCGCGTGCACTCGGGCGACCCGTCGTTGTATGGCGCGATCGGCGAACAGATCCGCCGGCTCAAGACGCTCGGGATTCCATACGAAATCGTGCCGGGCGTGACGGCCACCGCCGCATGCGCGGCGGCGCTCGGCGTCGAGCTGACGCTGCCCGGCATCGCGCAGACGGTGATTCTCACGCGCTTCGCAGGCAAGACGACGATGCCGGAAGGCGAAGCGCTCGGTTCGCTCGCCGCGCATCGCGCGACGCTCGCGGTCCATCTCGGCGTGCGGCATCTCGCGCGGATCGTCGACGAAGTGCTGCCGCATTACGGGCCCGAGTGCCCGGTCGCGGTGATCTATCGCGCGAGCTGGCCAGATGAGGAACGCGTGACCGGGACGCTCGCCGATATCGTCGACAAGGTGCAGGGCACGCAGATCGAGCGTACCGCGCTGATCCTGATCGGGCGCGTGCTGGATGCGCAAGGATTCGCGGATTCGACGCTGTATGCGAGCGCCGGCTGA
- a CDS encoding MFS transporter — protein MISFTSPGWRLAAIVLVGLNLRPALAAVGPLLDMIQRATGIGDSAASLLTTIPILLMGLGALGARRLQRMTGIAGGVWVGVALIGLACVSRAGAQHAWLLLASACCAGLGIAMVQALLPGFVKAHFAARIGGAMGVYSTSIMGGAVLASVVAPLVAARWGWQVALAGWALPAAIAAVAWSFAGRGGDASAPTASSALASAPVPQGGPSRSPRAWRLALFFGIATGAYTLVLAWLPPYYMRLGWSATAAGSLLGGVTLAEVVAGLAISATIDRFPDRRPALHAAIASLLAGLLVMLAAPQALALPAALLLGAGIGALFPLSLIVTVDHAATPADAASLTGFVQGVGYLIAGLFPFAAGVVRQQLADLSPAWIAMACLCVVLFALAAGFAPTFARRVARA, from the coding sequence ATGATCTCCTTCACTTCTCCCGGATGGCGGCTTGCCGCGATTGTGCTGGTCGGGCTGAACCTGCGGCCGGCGCTGGCGGCAGTCGGCCCGCTGCTCGACATGATCCAGCGCGCGACGGGCATTGGCGACAGCGCGGCAAGCCTGCTGACTACCATTCCGATTCTGCTGATGGGACTCGGTGCATTGGGCGCGCGCCGGCTGCAACGGATGACGGGCATCGCAGGGGGTGTGTGGGTCGGCGTCGCGCTGATCGGACTTGCGTGCGTGTCGCGCGCCGGCGCGCAGCACGCGTGGCTGCTGCTTGCGAGCGCGTGCTGCGCGGGCCTCGGCATCGCGATGGTGCAGGCGTTACTGCCCGGCTTCGTGAAAGCGCATTTCGCGGCGCGGATCGGCGGCGCGATGGGGGTGTACTCGACGTCGATCATGGGCGGTGCGGTGCTCGCGAGCGTCGTCGCACCGTTGGTCGCGGCGCGCTGGGGCTGGCAGGTGGCGCTGGCGGGCTGGGCGCTGCCGGCCGCTATTGCGGCGGTTGCATGGTCGTTCGCCGGCCGCGGCGGCGACGCGTCGGCACCTACGGCGAGTTCGGCGCTGGCATCGGCGCCGGTGCCGCAGGGCGGGCCGTCACGCTCGCCGCGCGCATGGCGGCTCGCGCTGTTCTTCGGGATCGCGACCGGCGCGTACACGCTCGTGCTGGCATGGTTGCCGCCGTACTACATGCGGCTTGGCTGGTCCGCGACCGCGGCCGGCAGCCTGCTCGGCGGCGTGACGCTCGCGGAAGTCGTCGCGGGCCTGGCAATCTCGGCGACGATCGATCGCTTCCCCGATCGTCGGCCCGCGTTGCACGCGGCGATCGCATCGCTTCTCGCTGGATTGCTGGTGATGTTGGCCGCGCCGCAGGCGCTCGCGTTGCCGGCCGCGTTGCTGCTCGGAGCCGGCATCGGTGCGCTTTTTCCACTGTCGCTGATCGTCACGGTCGATCATGCGGCGACGCCCGCCGATGCGGCATCGCTGACGGGTTTCGTCCAGGGTGTCGGCTATCTGATCGCGGGACTGTTTCCGTTCGCGGCGGGCGTCGTGCGGCAGCAACTCGCGGATCTGTCGCCCGCCTGGATCGCGATGGCCTGCCTCTGTGTCGTACTGTTCGCACTGGCGGCAGGGTTTGCGCCGACGTTCGCGCGGCGCGTTGCGCGCGCGTAG